Proteins from one Nitrobacteraceae bacterium AZCC 2146 genomic window:
- a CDS encoding carbon-monoxide dehydrogenase large subunit (product_source=KO:K03520; cath_funfam=3.30.365.10; cog=COG1529; ko=KO:K03520; pfam=PF01315,PF02738; smart=SM01008; superfamily=54665,56003; tigrfam=TIGR02416), with product MSTRTFGQPVKRNEDRKLLTGQALFVDDVELPGMLHVAFLRSQVAHANIISIDVSRALQRPGVIAAYTADDLGDYWRHGPLLVPPPPIAGTIFNERTHVPLAKHKIRHVGEPLVIVIAESRYIAEDALDEIDIELEQLDAVVDLERALKAGSALVHDDVGSNVSAHVRQSKGNYAAAAARADRIIARRFHYEHGISSPIETRGVVAQWDQRASQMTIWDTTQAPVFVRNGLAAMLGLNERNVRVIAPFVGGGFGPKIMMFYPEEVLLPWVSMKLNRPVKWIEDRLEHFFATTHERGQIHDAEIALASDGRILGIKDVFLHDGGAYDPYGLTVPINSQCTLLGPYVVPNYDSTFTQVFTNLPIVTPYRGAGRQHGVFVMERLLDLAAHELNIDRAEIRRINLIPADAFPYNNEIIYQDFAPLSYDSGNYEPVLDMALEAIGYADFKQQQTEARAQGRHIGLGLACYVEGTGIGPYEGAKVQVQSNGKVSIATGIGTQGQSHFTVFAQIAAEQLGVEVSDIDVVTGDTDQFYWGAGTFASRGAVVAGNAVNEAAKVVRQKALKLASDLFECSEDDLVIADGKVSITGVPGKFVTLGDLAARANPMRGAVKPGTEPGLESTQYFGPPSGATANGVHAMIVEMDPRTFDLKILKYVVVHDCGTVINPMILAGQIHGGVAQGIGNAFFEKLAFDDQGQLLNASLADYLLPTSLDVPRMELDHTVTPSPLNPMGIKGAGEAGAIPVGPLFAQAIEDALDLNNKGVELLEIPLSPSRLFELTRKAGERP from the coding sequence ATGTCGACGCGCACTTTCGGCCAGCCGGTCAAACGCAACGAGGACCGCAAGCTGCTCACCGGCCAGGCGCTGTTCGTCGACGACGTCGAATTGCCCGGCATGCTGCACGTCGCCTTCCTGCGCAGCCAGGTCGCGCATGCGAACATCATCAGCATCGATGTGTCCCGGGCGCTGCAGCGCCCCGGCGTGATCGCCGCCTATACCGCCGACGACCTCGGCGACTACTGGCGGCACGGGCCGCTATTGGTACCGCCGCCGCCGATTGCCGGCACCATCTTCAACGAGCGCACGCATGTGCCGCTCGCCAAGCACAAAATCCGGCATGTCGGCGAGCCGCTCGTCATCGTCATCGCCGAAAGCCGCTACATCGCCGAGGACGCGCTCGACGAGATAGATATCGAGCTTGAACAGCTTGATGCCGTGGTCGATCTCGAACGCGCCCTCAAAGCCGGCTCCGCCCTGGTGCACGACGATGTCGGTTCCAACGTCTCCGCCCATGTGCGGCAGAGCAAGGGCAATTACGCGGCGGCCGCTGCCAGGGCCGACCGCATCATCGCCAGGCGCTTTCACTACGAGCACGGCATCTCGTCGCCGATCGAGACTCGCGGTGTGGTGGCGCAGTGGGATCAGCGCGCCAGCCAGATGACAATCTGGGACACCACGCAGGCGCCGGTGTTCGTCCGCAATGGCCTTGCCGCCATGCTGGGCCTCAACGAACGCAACGTCCGCGTCATCGCGCCGTTCGTCGGCGGCGGCTTCGGGCCGAAGATCATGATGTTCTATCCCGAGGAAGTGCTGCTGCCGTGGGTGTCGATGAAGCTTAACCGGCCGGTCAAGTGGATCGAGGACCGGCTCGAGCATTTCTTCGCCACCACCCATGAGCGCGGCCAGATCCACGACGCCGAGATCGCGCTGGCGAGCGACGGCCGCATCCTGGGCATCAAGGACGTCTTCCTGCATGACGGCGGCGCCTATGACCCCTACGGGCTGACGGTGCCGATCAACAGTCAGTGCACGTTGCTGGGCCCCTATGTGGTGCCGAACTACGACAGCACCTTCACGCAGGTCTTCACCAACCTGCCGATCGTCACGCCCTATCGCGGCGCCGGCCGCCAGCACGGCGTGTTCGTGATGGAGCGGCTGCTCGATCTCGCCGCGCATGAACTGAACATCGACCGCGCCGAAATCCGCCGCATCAATCTCATTCCCGCCGATGCCTTCCCCTACAACAACGAGATCATCTATCAGGATTTTGCCCCGCTTTCCTACGACAGCGGCAATTACGAGCCGGTGCTCGATATGGCACTCGAGGCGATCGGCTATGCGGACTTCAAGCAGCAGCAAACAGAAGCCCGCGCGCAGGGCCGCCACATCGGCCTCGGCCTCGCCTGCTATGTGGAGGGCACCGGCATCGGCCCCTATGAGGGCGCCAAGGTTCAGGTGCAGTCCAATGGCAAGGTCAGCATCGCCACCGGCATCGGCACCCAGGGCCAGAGCCATTTCACCGTGTTCGCACAGATCGCCGCCGAGCAACTCGGCGTCGAGGTCAGCGACATCGACGTGGTCACCGGCGATACCGACCAGTTCTACTGGGGCGCCGGCACCTTCGCCAGCCGCGGCGCCGTGGTCGCCGGCAATGCGGTCAACGAGGCCGCGAAGGTGGTGCGCCAAAAGGCGCTGAAACTCGCCAGCGACCTGTTCGAATGCTCGGAAGACGATCTGGTCATCGCCGACGGCAAGGTGTCCATCACCGGCGTGCCCGGCAAATTCGTCACGCTCGGCGATCTCGCCGCGCGCGCCAATCCGATGCGCGGCGCGGTGAAGCCGGGCACCGAGCCCGGGCTGGAATCGACGCAGTATTTCGGGCCGCCCAGCGGCGCCACGGCCAATGGCGTCCATGCCATGATCGTCGAAATGGACCCGCGCACGTTTGATCTGAAGATTTTGAAATACGTGGTGGTGCATGACTGCGGCACCGTGATCAATCCGATGATCCTCGCGGGGCAAATTCACGGCGGCGTCGCGCAGGGGATCGGCAATGCGTTCTTTGAGAAGCTCGCCTTCGACGATCAGGGCCAACTGCTGAATGCGTCGCTCGCCGACTACCTGCTGCCGACCTCGCTCGACGTGCCGCGCATGGAATTGGATCATACCGTCACGCCGTCGCCGCTGAATCCGATGGGTATCAAGGGCGCAGGCGAGGCCGGGGCGATTCCGGTCGGCCCGCTGTTCGCGCAGGCCATCGAAGATGCGCTCGACCTGAACAACAAAGGCGTCGAACTGCTGGAGATTCCGTTGAGCCCGAGCCGGCTGTTCGAACTGACGCGAAAGGCGGGAGAACGCCCATGA
- a CDS encoding NAD(P)H dehydrogenase (quinone) (product_source=KO:K19267; cath_funfam=3.40.50.720; cog=COG0702; ko=KO:K19267; pfam=PF05368; superfamily=51735) yields the protein MILITGAGGKTGKAVIAALLARGAKVRAFVRSAAHEDALKKIGASDVAVGALDDEAALLRAMQGVVAIYHICPNVSPHEVMFAEAVIAAAEAAEVPRFVYHSVLHPQTEAMPHHWAKLKVEEMLFSSELNVTVLQPTAYMQNILAEWDRMKREGIFRVPYPVETQLSLVDLDDVAEVAALVLTSDGHANATYELVGTPPLSQAEVAEAFATALGQLVRAEAESVKAWQQRARLGGMDEHTLTTLTKMFVSYAGDGLKGNPNVLGWLLGRKPATLADFAARVAF from the coding sequence ATGATCCTCATCACCGGCGCCGGCGGCAAGACGGGCAAGGCTGTCATCGCGGCGCTGCTGGCGCGCGGCGCCAAGGTGCGCGCCTTTGTGCGCAGCGCGGCGCATGAGGATGCGCTGAAAAAAATCGGCGCCAGCGATGTCGCAGTCGGCGCTCTGGACGATGAAGCGGCGTTGTTGCGTGCCATGCAGGGCGTGGTCGCGATCTATCATATCTGCCCCAACGTGAGCCCGCATGAGGTCATGTTCGCCGAAGCTGTCATCGCCGCGGCGGAGGCCGCCGAGGTGCCGCGCTTCGTCTATCACTCCGTCTTGCATCCGCAGACCGAGGCGATGCCGCATCATTGGGCCAAGCTAAAGGTCGAGGAGATGCTGTTCAGCTCAGAGCTCAATGTCACCGTCCTGCAGCCCACCGCCTATATGCAGAACATCCTCGCCGAATGGGATCGCATGAAGCGCGAAGGCATCTTTCGCGTGCCCTACCCGGTCGAGACGCAACTCAGCCTCGTCGACCTCGACGACGTCGCCGAGGTGGCGGCGCTGGTGCTAACGTCAGACGGTCATGCCAATGCGACCTATGAGCTGGTCGGCACGCCACCGCTGAGCCAAGCAGAGGTTGCGGAAGCATTCGCAACCGCGCTCGGCCAGCTGGTGCGCGCCGAAGCCGAATCCGTCAAGGCCTGGCAGCAGCGCGCCCGCCTGGGGGGCATGGACGAGCACACGCTCACGACGCTGACGAAAATGTTCGTCAGCTACGCCGGCGACGGGCTGAAGGGCAATCCGAACGTGCTGGGCTGGCTGCTCGGACGTAAGCCAGCGACGCTGGCAGATTTCGCGGCGCGGGTCGCATTCTGA
- a CDS encoding amidase (product_source=KO:K01426; cath_funfam=3.90.1300.10; cog=COG0154; ko=KO:K01426; pfam=PF01425; superfamily=75304), with the protein MPENLSRKTACELASLISSKAVSPVEVLDAHLETIARVNPKLNAIVTLADGRARTAAKEAEAAVMRGDTLGALHGLPLAIKDVTPTAGIRTTYGSPRFVDNVPTEDAEAVRRLKAAGAIVLGKTNTPEFAAGANTFNDVFGVTRNPWNPALSPSGSSGGSAVAVATGMVPLAQGTDFGCSIRMPASFNGIVGIRPTPGLTPNWPMPMAWDPGQVHGPLARTAEDAALMLDALVGYSRMSPISVAPPWASARAIVAKAQDVKGLRIAYVSDISGIGVDPEIDTICRACALSLRDAGATVEEISFDISDGKEPYQAWRGLWMVGQQFANLGQLEEFGVNLKGNVKAGLKVTPLEFAASEQKRQELFLRFAKFFESYDLLITPQSPVKQFPVEMNFPTEINGKKLDNYTDWIAGSFLITLMSLPGGAVPAGMTDDGLPVGIQIVGPRFEEPLILSAMKIVQQLHPIGWPTYG; encoded by the coding sequence ATGCCCGAAAATCTCTCGCGCAAGACCGCGTGCGAACTCGCGTCGCTAATATCCAGCAAGGCCGTCAGCCCGGTCGAAGTGCTTGACGCGCATCTCGAAACCATCGCGCGCGTCAACCCGAAACTCAACGCCATCGTGACGCTGGCCGACGGCCGCGCGCGCACAGCGGCGAAAGAGGCCGAAGCCGCCGTGATGCGCGGCGACACGCTCGGCGCGCTGCATGGGCTGCCACTGGCGATCAAGGACGTCACGCCGACCGCGGGCATTCGCACCACCTATGGTTCGCCGCGTTTTGTGGACAATGTGCCGACCGAGGACGCCGAAGCTGTCAGGCGGCTGAAGGCCGCCGGCGCCATCGTGCTCGGCAAGACCAACACGCCGGAATTCGCTGCCGGCGCCAATACGTTCAACGACGTGTTCGGCGTGACGCGTAATCCGTGGAATCCGGCGCTCAGCCCGTCCGGCTCTTCAGGCGGCTCGGCCGTCGCTGTTGCCACCGGCATGGTGCCGCTGGCGCAGGGTACGGACTTCGGCTGCTCGATCCGCATGCCGGCCTCGTTCAACGGCATTGTCGGCATTCGCCCGACGCCTGGCCTGACGCCGAACTGGCCGATGCCGATGGCGTGGGATCCCGGCCAGGTGCATGGCCCGCTGGCGCGCACCGCGGAGGATGCCGCGCTGATGCTCGATGCGCTGGTCGGCTACAGCCGGATGTCGCCGATTTCGGTGGCGCCGCCCTGGGCCAGCGCGCGCGCCATCGTCGCCAAGGCGCAGGATGTGAAAGGCCTGCGCATCGCCTATGTCTCGGATATTTCCGGAATCGGGGTCGATCCCGAAATTGACACCATCTGCCGCGCCTGTGCGCTGTCGCTGCGCGACGCCGGCGCGACCGTGGAAGAAATCAGCTTCGATATTTCCGACGGCAAGGAGCCGTATCAGGCGTGGCGCGGGCTGTGGATGGTCGGCCAGCAATTTGCCAATCTCGGTCAGCTCGAGGAGTTCGGCGTCAACCTGAAGGGCAACGTCAAGGCCGGCCTGAAAGTGACGCCGCTGGAATTCGCCGCCTCCGAGCAGAAGCGGCAGGAGCTGTTCCTGCGCTTCGCGAAGTTCTTCGAGAGCTACGATCTGCTGATCACGCCGCAATCGCCCGTCAAACAGTTTCCGGTGGAGATGAACTTCCCGACCGAGATCAACGGCAAGAAGCTCGACAACTACACCGACTGGATCGCCGGCTCGTTCCTGATCACGCTGATGAGCCTGCCCGGCGGCGCGGTGCCCGCGGGCATGACCGACGACGGCCTGCCGGTGGGCATCCAGATCGTCGGCCCGCGCTTCGAGGAACCGCTGATCCTGTCGGCGATGAAGATCGTGCAGCAGCTGCATCCGATCGGGTGGCCGACATATGGGTGA
- a CDS encoding ABC-type nitrate/sulfonate/bicarbonate transport system permease component (product_source=COG0600; cath_funfam=1.10.3720.10; cog=COG0600; pfam=PF00528; superfamily=161098; transmembrane_helix_parts=Inside_1_8,TMhelix_9_31,Outside_32_65,TMhelix_66_85,Inside_86_97,TMhelix_98_120,Outside_121_124,TMhelix_125_147,Inside_148_178,TMhelix_179_201,Outside_202_220,TMhelix_221_243,Inside_244_253), whose translation MNWKRLEVLLPFVGVIVLLAVWSFTVWMRIVDPVLLPSPIATFKAMWAGMFHGKLGIDFLKTVERTIYSTIIAAVIAIPLGILLGSSEKLYRSVEFLIDFFRSTPASAMFPLFLVLFGVGDRTKISVAAFGAALVILFNVAYGVMNARKTRILAAKVMGASRVRVLWDVMLLESMPATFVGLRNGVSLALVIVVVAEMFIGSVDGLGQRVFEAQQMFEMPDMYAAIFAAGALGYGLNLLFLSIERRFVHWAGK comes from the coding sequence ATGAACTGGAAGCGTCTCGAAGTTCTTCTGCCCTTCGTCGGCGTCATCGTGCTGCTGGCGGTGTGGTCGTTCACGGTCTGGATGCGGATCGTCGATCCCGTGCTGCTGCCGTCGCCGATCGCCACCTTCAAGGCGATGTGGGCTGGCATGTTCCACGGCAAGCTCGGCATCGACTTCCTCAAGACGGTGGAACGCACGATCTATTCCACCATCATCGCCGCCGTCATCGCGATTCCGCTCGGCATTCTGCTCGGCTCTTCGGAAAAGCTGTATCGCTCGGTGGAATTCCTGATCGACTTCTTCCGCTCGACGCCGGCGTCCGCGATGTTTCCGCTGTTTCTTGTGCTGTTCGGTGTCGGCGACCGCACCAAGATTTCCGTGGCGGCGTTCGGCGCCGCGCTCGTCATCCTGTTCAACGTCGCTTATGGCGTGATGAATGCGCGCAAGACTCGGATTCTCGCGGCCAAGGTGATGGGTGCGTCGCGCGTCCGTGTGCTGTGGGATGTGATGCTGCTGGAATCGATGCCGGCGACTTTTGTGGGCCTGCGCAACGGCGTCTCGCTGGCGCTGGTGATCGTCGTGGTCGCCGAGATGTTCATCGGCTCGGTGGACGGCCTCGGCCAGCGGGTGTTCGAGGCGCAGCAGATGTTCGAAATGCCGGACATGTATGCCGCGATCTTCGCCGCCGGCGCGCTGGGTTACGGCCTCAACCTGCTGTTTCTCAGCATCGAGCGCCGCTTCGTGCACTGGGCCGGGAAATAA
- a CDS encoding NitT/TauT family transport system ATP-binding protein (product_source=KO:K02049; cath_funfam=3.40.50.300; cog=COG1116; ko=KO:K02049; pfam=PF00005; smart=SM00382; superfamily=52540), translated as MTAQPAAKIELSEKARAAATRTAPHVTIRGLSKRFSDATIYDNFDFDIPRGKLMSVFGPNGCGKSTLINMIAGLFPMDAGEILFDGQPLNKIKFGYVFQNYREAVFPWLSAFDNIAYPLKVMGVPKKDRVVRVEKIVANLNVKIDLKLYPYQMSGGQQQLVSIMRALVVDPEILFLDEPFSALDYEMTLFMREQLQRVFVETHTTTVLVSHDLEEAVYLSDRILLLSRHPARAVEFVHYDAPRPRTDRTMTESDFISTKAHCLEIFQREVRKG; from the coding sequence GTGACGGCACAGCCTGCTGCCAAGATCGAACTGTCGGAGAAGGCGCGGGCCGCGGCAACGCGGACCGCGCCGCATGTCACCATTCGTGGCCTGAGCAAGCGGTTTTCCGACGCCACCATCTACGACAATTTCGACTTCGACATTCCGCGCGGCAAACTGATGTCGGTATTTGGGCCGAACGGCTGCGGCAAGAGCACGCTGATCAACATGATCGCCGGGCTGTTTCCGATGGATGCGGGCGAGATCCTGTTCGACGGCCAGCCGCTCAACAAGATCAAGTTCGGCTACGTGTTCCAGAACTACCGCGAAGCCGTGTTTCCCTGGCTGAGCGCCTTCGACAACATCGCCTATCCTCTCAAGGTGATGGGTGTGCCGAAGAAGGATCGCGTCGTCCGCGTCGAGAAGATCGTCGCCAATCTCAACGTCAAGATTGATCTGAAGCTGTATCCCTACCAGATGTCCGGCGGCCAGCAGCAGCTGGTGTCGATCATGCGCGCGCTGGTGGTGGACCCGGAAATCCTGTTTCTCGATGAACCGTTCTCGGCGCTCGATTACGAGATGACCTTGTTCATGCGCGAACAGCTGCAGCGCGTCTTCGTCGAGACCCACACCACCACGGTGCTGGTCTCTCACGATCTCGAGGAGGCGGTGTACCTGTCCGACCGCATCCTGCTGCTGTCGCGGCATCCGGCGCGCGCCGTCGAATTCGTGCATTACGACGCGCCGCGACCGCGCACCGACAGGACCATGACCGAGTCTGATTTCATCAGCACCAAGGCGCATTGCCTGGAGATTTTCCAGCGCGAAGTGCGCAAGGGGTGA
- a CDS encoding NitT/TauT family transport system substrate-binding protein (product_source=KO:K02051; cath_funfam=3.40.190.10; cleavage_site_network=SignalP-noTM; cog=COG0715; ko=KO:K02051; pfam=PF09084; superfamily=53850) has protein sequence MKSLNRMMFAMVAVLALAGFTTDRASAQDKVAVGVFPLSSSLPYFVAVEKGFFKEQNIEPEMTKLMGGPANVAAMITGQIEVSAVLVTLEGLNANIKKPGVAMYIALNSQTPVWKMEQFVVRTGVKADKISDLKGMKLMSAPGPANLNTAKGILAKNGVKDGEYTIDQLDMSQHVNAMTAGTFDGGYTLEPNASMMIKAGVARTLEAGVISKYILGDEKADAYAAGCAITSDFIQKRPEVAKRFAMAWSKALDYINKNPDDARKYLAKNTFTPDNVVDMVSMLGYTMTKDMTPKQIGDLQKLSDFGTSIGVVPEKLDVTKYIYKY, from the coding sequence ATGAAATCGCTGAATCGGATGATGTTCGCCATGGTGGCGGTGCTGGCTCTGGCCGGTTTCACCACCGACCGGGCGTCGGCCCAGGACAAGGTCGCGGTCGGTGTGTTTCCGCTGAGCTCGTCGCTGCCGTATTTCGTGGCGGTGGAGAAGGGCTTCTTCAAGGAGCAGAACATCGAGCCGGAAATGACCAAGCTGATGGGCGGCCCGGCCAATGTCGCGGCGATGATCACCGGCCAGATCGAGGTCTCCGCGGTCCTCGTCACGCTCGAAGGCCTCAACGCCAACATCAAGAAGCCGGGCGTGGCGATGTACATCGCGCTCAACAGCCAGACCCCGGTCTGGAAGATGGAGCAATTCGTCGTCCGCACCGGCGTCAAGGCCGACAAGATCTCCGATCTGAAGGGGATGAAGCTGATGTCGGCGCCGGGCCCAGCCAACCTCAACACCGCCAAGGGCATTCTGGCCAAGAACGGCGTCAAGGATGGCGAATATACCATCGACCAGCTCGACATGAGCCAGCACGTCAACGCCATGACCGCCGGTACCTTCGACGGTGGCTACACGCTGGAACCCAACGCCTCGATGATGATCAAGGCCGGCGTGGCGCGAACGCTCGAGGCCGGCGTGATCTCGAAATACATTCTCGGTGACGAGAAGGCCGACGCCTATGCGGCGGGCTGCGCCATCACCAGCGACTTCATCCAGAAGCGCCCGGAAGTCGCAAAACGCTTCGCGATGGCCTGGTCCAAGGCGCTCGACTACATCAACAAGAATCCCGATGATGCCCGCAAGTATCTCGCCAAGAACACGTTCACGCCCGACAACGTGGTCGATATGGTGTCGATGCTCGGCTACACCATGACCAAGGACATGACGCCGAAGCAGATCGGCGACCTGCAGAAGCTGTCTGACTTCGGCACCTCGATCGGCGTGGTTCCGGAAAAGCTCGACGTCACCAAATACATCTACAAGTATTGA
- a CDS encoding ring-opening amidohydrolase-like protein (product_source=TIGR02714; ko=KO:K19794; pfam=PF09663; superfamily=53901; tigrfam=TIGR02714) produces the protein MAIEVAKVELKTVQDASGLEALITSGQFGADEVIGVIGKTEGNGGVNDFTRILADQAYRRVLKKHGTRSEDEIHDVPMVWSGGCDGVITPHATIFARNAKIGPADKSRLVIGTALSAELLPEDIGRLAMVQKVADAVKAAMKDAGITDPRDVHYVQTKTPLLTIDSTRDAESRGQTLACEVHDSMGVSNGTTALGIAVALGEVPMPRAEQICKDLDLYSAVASCSSGVELTQAQIVLLGNKAGAGGRYRIGHSVMKDALDIDGIYDSIRDAGIELPERPRSEDLKGRVVNCFMKCEADRTGQLRGRRQIMLDDSDVHHHRHSKAAVGSIAALAIGDPAVFVSVDAMHQGPHGGGPVIAIVDVGE, from the coding sequence ATGGCGATTGAAGTGGCGAAGGTCGAGCTGAAGACCGTTCAGGATGCCAGCGGCCTCGAGGCGCTGATCACGTCGGGCCAATTCGGCGCGGATGAAGTGATCGGCGTGATCGGCAAGACCGAAGGCAATGGCGGCGTCAACGATTTCACCCGCATTCTCGCCGACCAGGCCTATCGCCGCGTGCTGAAGAAGCACGGCACGCGCTCCGAGGATGAGATCCACGACGTGCCGATGGTGTGGTCCGGCGGCTGCGACGGCGTCATCACACCACACGCCACCATCTTCGCGCGCAACGCCAAGATCGGCCCCGCCGACAAATCGCGTTTGGTGATCGGTACCGCGTTGTCAGCCGAATTGCTGCCGGAGGATATCGGCCGTCTCGCCATGGTCCAGAAGGTCGCCGACGCCGTCAAGGCGGCGATGAAGGATGCGGGGATTACCGATCCCCGGGATGTGCACTACGTCCAGACCAAGACGCCGCTGCTGACCATCGACTCCACCCGCGACGCGGAATCCCGCGGCCAGACGCTGGCTTGCGAGGTCCATGATTCCATGGGCGTCTCCAACGGCACCACCGCGCTCGGCATCGCGGTCGCGCTTGGCGAAGTGCCGATGCCCCGCGCCGAACAGATCTGCAAAGACCTCGATCTCTATTCGGCGGTCGCGTCGTGCTCGTCGGGCGTCGAATTGACGCAGGCGCAGATCGTGCTGCTCGGCAACAAGGCCGGCGCCGGCGGACGCTATCGGATCGGCCATTCGGTGATGAAGGACGCTCTCGACATCGACGGCATCTACGATTCGATCCGCGACGCCGGAATCGAGCTGCCGGAGCGGCCGCGCTCGGAAGACCTCAAGGGCCGCGTCGTCAATTGCTTCATGAAATGCGAGGCCGACCGCACCGGCCAGCTGCGCGGCCGCCGCCAGATCATGCTCGACGATTCCGACGTCCATCACCACCGCCACTCCAAGGCGGCGGTGGGCAGCATCGCGGCGCTGGCGATCGGCGATCCCGCGGTATTCGTCTCGGTGGACGCCATGCATCAGGGCCCGCATGGCGGCGGCCCGGTGATCGCCATCGTCGATGTCGGCGAATAA
- a CDS encoding glutathione S-transferase (product_source=COG0625; cath_funfam=1.20.1050.10,3.40.30.10; cog=COG0625; pfam=PF13410,PF13417; superfamily=47616,52833) has protein sequence MTAARAMKRCCAASTCRGCEPHPRIAMFELYHDWDAFCCIKVRFCLAEKGVPWVGRHIDLQRMEQLMPDYLALNPKGVVPTVLHDGRIIVESSVINEYIDECFDGPRLSPADPFERAQMRLWVRFEEEVLHPAVKGPTYQLMLRKAFAEMPAALIEERIAFAPTAEKAARLRDASRSLAPDFAEVEAARVVMVKALDKMEARLQQSRWFGGDAFSLADISIAPFVDRLEELNFAGMWSNKPAVQNWIARIKDRPGYREALPKAGQRIPAPLPLIQKSYVSGV, from the coding sequence TTGACCGCGGCGAGGGCTATGAAAAGATGCTGCGCGGCGAGCACTTGCCGCGGATGCGAGCCACACCCTAGGATCGCGATGTTTGAACTCTACCACGATTGGGACGCGTTTTGTTGCATCAAGGTGCGATTCTGTCTGGCCGAGAAGGGCGTGCCATGGGTGGGCCGTCACATCGACCTGCAGCGGATGGAACAGCTCATGCCGGACTATCTGGCGCTGAATCCGAAAGGGGTGGTTCCGACGGTGCTGCACGATGGTCGCATCATCGTTGAGTCGTCGGTCATCAATGAGTACATCGACGAATGTTTCGACGGGCCACGACTTTCGCCGGCCGATCCGTTCGAGCGGGCGCAGATGCGGCTCTGGGTCAGGTTCGAAGAAGAGGTTTTGCATCCGGCCGTCAAGGGACCGACCTATCAGCTCATGCTGCGCAAGGCGTTCGCGGAGATGCCGGCGGCATTGATCGAGGAGCGGATCGCGTTTGCGCCGACGGCTGAGAAGGCCGCGCGGCTGCGCGATGCGTCGCGTAGCCTCGCGCCGGATTTTGCCGAGGTCGAGGCAGCGCGGGTGGTCATGGTCAAGGCGCTGGACAAAATGGAAGCGCGCCTTCAACAATCGCGATGGTTTGGCGGCGATGCATTTTCGCTTGCGGATATTTCGATTGCGCCATTTGTCGACAGGCTCGAGGAACTGAACTTTGCCGGGATGTGGTCGAACAAGCCGGCGGTTCAGAACTGGATCGCACGCATCAAGGATCGTCCCGGCTATCGGGAAGCACTTCCAAAAGCAGGCCAGCGCATTCCGGCGCCGCTGCCGTTGATACAGAAATCTTACGTTTCAGGAGTTTGA
- a CDS encoding N-methylhydantoinase B/oxoprolinase/acetone carboxylase alpha subunit (product_source=COG0146; cog=COG0146; pfam=PF02538), whose product MDCRTIVTADRVRLGCYGLNGGKAGEPFCVTVDAEGEARDLGGLVDGEQVLKGQVVRVVTTGGGGWGDPLTRELPLVLRDVIEGRVSLAAAASDYGVVFTAGSSADEPAIDEAATSARRADLAKSRSGNLPMIDRGEGYEKMLRGEHLPRMRATP is encoded by the coding sequence GTGGATTGCCGCACCATCGTCACCGCCGATCGCGTGCGGCTCGGCTGCTACGGGTTGAATGGCGGCAAGGCCGGTGAGCCGTTCTGCGTCACCGTCGATGCCGAAGGCGAGGCGCGCGATCTTGGCGGCCTCGTCGATGGCGAGCAGGTGCTGAAGGGGCAGGTGGTGCGCGTGGTCACCACCGGTGGCGGCGGCTGGGGCGATCCGCTGACGCGCGAACTGCCGCTGGTATTGCGCGACGTGATCGAAGGCCGGGTATCATTGGCGGCTGCCGCGTCCGACTACGGCGTCGTTTTTACCGCCGGCAGTTCGGCGGATGAGCCTGCCATCGACGAGGCCGCGACGTCGGCGCGGCGCGCCGATCTGGCAAAGTCGCGTTCGGGCAACCTGCCGATGATTGACCGCGGCGAGGGCTATGAAAAGATGCTGCGCGGCGAGCACTTGCCGCGGATGCGAGCCACACCCTAG